A stretch of the Equus quagga isolate Etosha38 chromosome 9, UCLA_HA_Equagga_1.0, whole genome shotgun sequence genome encodes the following:
- the CCDC127 gene encoding coiled-coil domain-containing protein 127, translated as MNNLNDPPNWNIRPNSRADGGDGSRWNYALLVPMLGLAAFRWIWSRESQKEIEKEKEAYRQRTAAFQQDLEAKYHTMISENRRAVAQLSLELEKEQNRTTSYREALISQGRRLVEERKLLEQERAQVMQEKRQLQPLRNAYLSCLGQEEDWQRRARLLLKEFEDALTERQNIYCSLLLPRHKRLEIEKSLLVRASTDPVAADLEMAAGLTDIFKHDTYCGDVWNTNKRQNGRLMWLYLKYWEVIVELKKFKKVEKAILEK; from the exons ATGAATAACTTAAATGACCCCCCAAATTGGAATATCCGGCCCAACTCCAGGGCTGATGGGGGTGATGGAAGCCGATGGAATTATGCCCTGTTGGTTCCAATGCTGGGATTGGCTGCTTTTC GTTGGATTTGGTCTAGGGAGtcccaaaaagaaatagagaaagagaaggaagcgTACCGTCAGAGAACGGCTGCTTTCCAGCAGGATCTGGAAGCTAAGTACCACACCATGATCTCAGAAAATCGGCGTGCTGTTGCTCAGCTATCTTTGGAActtgaaaaggaacaaaacagaacaacTAGTTATCGAGAAGCCCTTATCTCTCAGGGGCGAAGGTtggtagaagaaaggaaactgCTGGAACAGGAACGCGCTCAGGTCATGCAAGAGAAGAGACAGTTGCAGCCCTTGAGAAATGCGTACCTGAGCTGCCTGGGACAGGAAGAAGACTGGCAGAGGAGAGCCAGGCTTCTGCTGAAAGAGTTTGAAGATGCTCTGACGGAAAGACAGAATATCTACTGCAGCCTGCTTCTCCCTCGCCACAAGCGACTGGAAATAGAGAAGAGCTTGCTGGTTCGAGCATCCACTGACCCTGTTGCTGCTGACCTAGAGATGGCAGCTGGCTTGACTGACATATTTAAGCATGATACATACTGTGGGGATGTCTGGAATACCAACAAACGCCAAAATGGGAGACTCATGTGGCTATATCTGAAATATTGGGAAGTAATTGTTGAACTGAAAAAGtttaagaaagtagagaaagcCATACTAGAAAAGTAA